The following proteins are co-located in the Castanea sativa cultivar Marrone di Chiusa Pesio chromosome 8, ASM4071231v1 genome:
- the LOC142606344 gene encoding uncharacterized protein LOC142606344 has protein sequence MDPRWVPPSPPWYKVNVDAAVFDQLNSVGVGVLIRDHEGSVVATMSKHLPLPLGPLEAEGKAMDEAFTFAWDIGVRDVVFETDSRTVFDALTRTITPPIAIANLIDGIHQKLHFFRATCFLHVLRYSNKPAHTLARYAKGINNFVSWIEENPPIIESFVIQDDMYLSSS, from the coding sequence ATGGACCCACGGTGGGTCCCACCATCTCCACCATGGTACAAGGTTAATGTGGACGCTGCTGTCTTCGACCAACTCAACTCTGTGGGAGTAGGTGTCTTAATTCGGGACCACGAAGGATCGGTGGTTGCAACTATGAGCAAACACCTTCCCTTACCGCTAGGTCCATTGGAAGCAGAAGGAAAAGCAATGGATGAAGCTTTCACCTTTGCATGGGATATTGGAGTTAGAGATGTTGTGTTTGAAACTGACTCACGGACAGTTTTCGACGCCCTCACTAGAACGATCACTCCCCCAATAGCCATTGCAAACCTTATTGATGGTATTCACCAAAAGCTGCATTTCTTCCGAGCCACTTGTTTTCTCCACGTACTGAGATATAGCAACAAACCAGCTCATACTCTGGCAAGATATGCCAAAGGAATTAACAATTTTGTAAGTTGGATTGAGGAAAATCCACCAATTATTGAGTCTTTTGTAATTCAAGATGATATGTATTTATCTTCATCataa